Proteins co-encoded in one Candidatus Peregrinibacteria bacterium genomic window:
- the priA gene encoding primosomal protein N', translating into MYTDIIPHRSLPFGSGKITFSVPEKLKPNIHVGQIVEILLRGRREQGCIIDIFQKHPDFDTVDILRILTPQILSKKSIDFLEQITEYYFSSYSKALFLMIPEKMWKSDGIPPTESYLVKTRFIASPRGTKQKLIFEILEKNSGKMPEKNLREMAQASSAVITNLLEKGLMRRTLEEFITPKIPENFNAFPEFTKDQKKIFTEMKSSKKSLLMGPAGSGKTLLALKHVADEILKGKQALFLVPEKFISASLIELFSRFFPREIFELYHSGLSEGEKWNIWWKVKTGRLKIIFGTRAALFLPFENLGIVVVDEEHDTSYKNDQAPRYHVRKAAEMLAEIHDAQLILQSATPSLEAYYLTNTIFHSGRDKAMPCLYKLFTLEKRFGSDFPPKINIVDLREELQRKNFSPFSLLLQKKIHECLQKKKQVLLFLNRRGKNSALVCRECGISVTCSNCKNRITIHEDRNKNEFLLCHHCGQMDKIPFSCSRCNSTKLKGFGVGTQELEKEAKKLFPHAKILRADSDSTARKNASEFLLEEFSSGKADILIGTQIIGKGIDIPNIGLVGILLADIAFHLPDFRASEYAFQMLSQVAGRTGRKGEEGETVLQTYLPEHPAVQFCGKHNFQEFYDQEMMERKSLSFPPFTKSIRLIFVDYSEKKAKEKSEKWKVRLVKKWHSLFPKEHFFISLAPAMTKKQHDKFHYHIFIMGNHPEWLLNAENLSGIRIDRDPVDSF; encoded by the coding sequence ATGTATACTGACATCATTCCCCATCGGTCTCTCCCTTTTGGAAGCGGAAAAATTACATTCTCTGTTCCTGAAAAATTAAAACCCAATATTCACGTGGGACAAATTGTCGAAATTCTTTTGCGCGGAAGGCGAGAGCAGGGCTGTATCATCGATATTTTTCAAAAACACCCAGATTTTGATACGGTAGATATTTTGAGGATACTCACTCCACAGATACTTTCAAAAAAAAGTATTGATTTTCTGGAACAAATCACCGAATATTACTTTTCGTCATATTCGAAAGCGCTTTTTCTCATGATTCCTGAAAAGATGTGGAAAAGTGATGGAATTCCGCCAACGGAATCATATTTGGTAAAGACGCGATTCATCGCGTCTCCACGTGGGACAAAACAAAAACTCATTTTTGAAATTCTCGAAAAAAATTCTGGAAAAATGCCAGAAAAAAATCTTCGAGAAATGGCTCAAGCATCTTCTGCAGTTATTACGAATCTTCTCGAAAAGGGTCTCATGAGGAGAACTCTTGAAGAATTTATTACTCCAAAAATTCCAGAAAATTTCAATGCCTTTCCAGAATTTACAAAAGATCAAAAAAAGATTTTCACCGAGATGAAATCATCAAAAAAATCACTTTTGATGGGACCCGCGGGATCTGGAAAAACACTTCTCGCACTCAAACACGTTGCGGATGAAATCCTGAAGGGAAAACAGGCTCTTTTTCTCGTTCCAGAAAAATTTATTTCCGCATCTTTAATTGAACTTTTTTCTCGGTTTTTTCCGAGAGAAATTTTTGAACTCTATCATTCTGGACTTTCCGAAGGCGAAAAATGGAATATTTGGTGGAAAGTGAAAACAGGTCGGCTCAAAATCATCTTTGGAACTCGCGCGGCACTTTTCCTTCCATTTGAAAATCTCGGAATTGTGGTGGTAGATGAAGAACACGATACTTCGTATAAAAATGATCAAGCGCCGAGATATCATGTGCGAAAAGCCGCAGAAATGCTTGCGGAAATTCATGATGCGCAGCTGATTTTGCAAAGCGCGACACCGAGTCTTGAGGCCTATTATTTAACAAATACCATTTTTCATAGTGGTAGAGACAAGGCAATGCCTTGTCTCTACAAATTGTTTACATTAGAAAAACGATTCGGAAGTGACTTCCCTCCTAAAATCAATATTGTTGATCTTCGTGAAGAACTCCAACGAAAAAATTTTTCTCCATTTTCACTTCTTCTTCAGAAAAAGATTCATGAATGTCTCCAGAAGAAAAAACAGGTGCTTCTTTTTTTGAATCGTCGGGGAAAAAATTCTGCATTGGTGTGTCGTGAGTGCGGAATTTCTGTGACGTGTTCGAATTGTAAAAACCGAATCACGATTCATGAAGATCGCAATAAAAATGAATTTCTCCTCTGTCACCATTGTGGACAAATGGACAAGATTCCTTTCTCTTGCTCCAGATGCAATTCCACGAAACTCAAAGGCTTTGGTGTAGGAACTCAAGAACTCGAAAAAGAGGCGAAAAAACTTTTTCCTCATGCAAAAATTCTTCGGGCGGATAGTGATTCAACAGCGCGAAAAAACGCATCCGAATTTCTTCTGGAAGAATTCTCTTCGGGAAAAGCGGATATTCTCATCGGAACCCAAATTATTGGAAAAGGAATTGATATTCCAAATATTGGACTCGTGGGAATTTTGCTCGCGGATATTGCGTTTCATCTTCCTGATTTTCGCGCTTCGGAATACGCATTTCAAATGCTCAGCCAAGTGGCGGGACGCACTGGACGAAAAGGAGAAGAAGGCGAAACTGTACTCCAAACCTATCTTCCTGAGCATCCCGCTGTCCAATTTTGCGGAAAACATAATTTTCAAGAGTTTTATGACCAGGAAATGATGGAAAGAAAATCGCTTTCTTTTCCGCCATTTACAAAGAGTATTCGACTGATTTTTGTGGATTATTCTGAAAAAAAAGCGAAGGAAAAATCGGAAAAATGGAAGGTCCGACTTGTAAAAAAATGGCACTCACTTTTTCCAAAAGAACACTTTTTTATTTCCTTGGCTCCGGCGATGACAAAGAAGCAACATGACAAATTTCACTACCATATTTTCATTATGGGAAATCATCCAGAATGGCTTCTTAATGCCGAAAATTTGAGCGGAATTCGCATCGACAGAGACCCTGTCGACAGCTTTTGA
- the map gene encoding type I methionyl aminopeptidase, with translation MGITIKSPDEIKKMRVAGRAAASVLDFITPFVKEGASTLEINDRCHEYITKNGWISAPLNYRGFPKSICTSINEVVCHGIPSETDILKNGDIVNVDVTIIRDGFHGDTSCMFLIGEVSEEAKLLVERTKKAMMKGIEVIKPNIFLNEIGKAIEKYVSKFGYGIVRDFTGHGIGRAFHEDPHVLHYDSGQKGPRLEAGMTFTVEPMINISKNWKIIVDPKDKWTVRTVDGALSAQFEHTVLVTGKGVEILTI, from the coding sequence ATGGGAATCACCATTAAATCACCCGACGAAATCAAAAAAATGCGTGTTGCAGGTCGCGCTGCTGCTTCTGTCCTTGATTTCATCACTCCGTTTGTGAAAGAAGGCGCTTCCACTTTGGAAATTAATGATCGTTGCCATGAATACATCACTAAAAATGGATGGATTTCTGCTCCGCTCAATTACCGCGGGTTTCCAAAATCCATTTGCACGTCCATAAACGAGGTCGTGTGTCACGGAATTCCGTCTGAAACGGATATTCTCAAAAATGGCGATATTGTAAATGTTGATGTCACCATAATTCGTGACGGATTTCATGGCGATACATCGTGCATGTTTCTCATTGGTGAGGTTTCAGAAGAGGCGAAACTTCTCGTCGAACGCACTAAAAAGGCGATGATGAAGGGAATCGAAGTCATCAAGCCGAATATTTTTCTGAACGAAATCGGAAAAGCAATTGAAAAATATGTCTCAAAATTTGGATACGGAATTGTTCGTGATTTCACGGGACACGGTATCGGAAGAGCGTTTCATGAAGATCCGCATGTGCTGCATTACGATTCCGGACAAAAAGGTCCACGACTGGAAGCAGGAATGACATTCACTGTAGAACCGATGATCAATATTTCTAAAAACTGGAAAATAATTGTGGATCCAAAAGACAAATGGACAGTTCGCACGGTCGACGGCGCACTTTCCGCGCAGTTTGAGCACACGGTGCTCGTGACGGGGAAAGGAGTGGAAATATTGACGATTTGA
- a CDS encoding transposase, with amino-acid sequence MPENRRKLVRLEEYNYSDPGYYFVTICTENREEFFGEIRNEKMCISAVGNVVYECWNEIPKHFPNVSIDVFVVMPDHVHGIVMIEDEFFINEKLMAKKLNKDKDIVVRNPNVGAADLPPLRIRRANMILPRVIHGFKSSVTRIINKQFPNTSFAWQRSYYDRIIRNDREYAVIAEYIENNPKNWEPDREDKKLMNEFFRKFEEDPRMHFARY; translated from the coding sequence ATGCCTGAAAACCGGCGAAAATTAGTCCGGCTTGAGGAATATAATTACAGTGATCCAGGGTATTATTTTGTCACGATTTGTACAGAAAATAGAGAAGAGTTTTTTGGTGAGATTCGAAATGAAAAAATGTGTATTTCCGCAGTTGGGAATGTTGTGTATGAATGTTGGAATGAGATTCCGAAGCATTTTCCAAATGTGAGTATCGATGTATTTGTGGTGATGCCAGATCATGTGCATGGCATTGTGATGATTGAGGATGAGTTTTTTATAAATGAAAAATTAATGGCAAAAAAATTAAATAAAGATAAAGATATAGTGGTAAGAAACCCAAACGTAGGGGCGGCAGATCTGCCGCCCCTACGAATTCGTCGAGCAAATATGATTTTGCCAAGAGTTATTCATGGTTTTAAGTCATCTGTTACGAGGATCATAAACAAACAATTCCCAAATACCTCCTTTGCCTGGCAACGCTCTTACTACGATCGCATCATCCGCAATGATCGTGAATATGCGGTAATTGCCGAATACATTGAAAATAATCCGAAAAACTGGGAACCTGATCGTGAGGATAAAAAGCTTATGAATGAATTTTTTAGAAAATTCGAAGAAGATCCTCGGATGCATTTCGCTCGTTATTAA